One Candidatus Devosia phytovorans genomic window carries:
- a CDS encoding phosphoribosyl-ATP diphosphatase: MNLETLETRIASRAAASPDESYTAKLIARGMEKCAQKLGEEATEAVIAAVTGNRAELVKESADLLYHLLVVLKAADLPLAEVMAELDARTAQSGLAEKASRKDHQ; encoded by the coding sequence ATGAATCTTGAAACGCTCGAAACCCGTATCGCCAGCCGCGCCGCGGCCTCGCCCGATGAAAGCTACACGGCAAAACTGATTGCCCGCGGCATGGAGAAATGCGCCCAGAAACTCGGCGAGGAAGCCACCGAAGCGGTGATCGCTGCGGTGACCGGCAATCGCGCCGAACTGGTCAAGGAAAGCGCCGACCTGCTCTACCACCTGCTGGTCGTGCTCAAGGCCGCCGACCTGCCGCTGGCGGAAGTCATGGCCGAACTCGACGCCCGCACGGCCCAATCGGGCCTTGCCGAAAAAGCCTCCCGGAAAGACCACCAGTAA
- the hisF gene encoding imidazole glycerol phosphate synthase subunit HisF, producing MTLKTRLIPCLDVAGGRVVKGVQFVDLIDAGDPVEAAMAYDAAGADELTFLDITASHEGRDTIFDVVARTAEHCFMPVTVGGGVRSIEDIRKLLLAGADKVAINSAAVSDPDFIARAADKFGNQCIVVSVDAKQRLTEQVGGDNRSEWEIFTHGGRKPTGLDAVEFAARMVERGAGELLVTSMDRDGTKSGFDLKLTRAIADEVEVPVIASGGVGTLQDLVDGVKEGHASAVLAASIFHFGTFTIPQAKAYMREHGVAVRLDGLL from the coding sequence ATGACCCTGAAAACCCGCCTCATCCCCTGTCTGGACGTGGCCGGTGGCCGTGTGGTCAAGGGCGTGCAATTCGTCGATCTGATCGATGCCGGTGACCCCGTCGAAGCCGCCATGGCCTATGACGCCGCCGGCGCCGACGAACTCACCTTCCTCGACATCACCGCCAGCCACGAAGGCCGCGACACGATTTTCGACGTCGTGGCGCGCACGGCCGAACATTGCTTCATGCCGGTGACTGTGGGCGGTGGCGTCCGTTCGATCGAGGATATCCGCAAGCTCCTGCTGGCCGGTGCCGACAAGGTGGCGATCAATTCGGCCGCCGTCAGCGATCCCGATTTCATCGCCCGCGCTGCCGACAAGTTCGGCAACCAATGCATCGTCGTCTCGGTCGATGCCAAGCAGCGGCTCACCGAGCAGGTCGGTGGCGATAATCGCAGCGAATGGGAAATCTTCACCCATGGCGGGCGCAAGCCGACGGGCCTCGACGCGGTGGAATTTGCAGCCCGCATGGTCGAGCGCGGCGCTGGCGAATTGCTGGTGACCTCCATGGATCGCGACGGCACCAAGTCGGGCTTTGATCTCAAGCTGACCCGCGCCATTGCCGACGAAGTGGAAGTGCCGGTCATCGCCTCGGGCGGTGTGGGCACGTTGCAGGACCTGGTCGATGGTGTGAAGGAAGGCCATGCCAGTGCGGTGCTCGCCGCCTCCATCTTCCATTTCGGCACCTTCACCATTCCGCAGGCCAAGGCCTATATGCGCGAGCATGGTGTTGCCGTGCGTCTTGATGGCCTTCTTTAG